In Dehalococcoidales bacterium, a single genomic region encodes these proteins:
- a CDS encoding ATP-binding cassette domain-containing protein — MSDLIILKNLTKDYGSGRGIFDINLTVKKGECLGLVGANGAGKTTLIRSIMGFVQPTGGSASVYGFDAWKSPEKIKKHVGYVPGEIAFPDLGSGTVFIKNQAEFLGVMDLTYAKELVRILQIDLSADLKRMSKGMKQKTALVEALMNNAEILIMDEPSTGLDPLMRISFVDVIQKERQKGKTILMSSHLYGEVEQLCDRVALIHNGRIEEVVQMQKILANPDTEYKIEFVKEDEYRKFKEKGYVITRDQPEYFQVTVQIKKTEAEKLLQALIGLEVKFITENEYTLEKHFKKTLSKYKKEIQI; from the coding sequence GTGAGCGACCTGATTATACTAAAAAACCTCACTAAAGACTACGGCAGCGGACGGGGCATCTTCGATATAAATTTAACCGTAAAAAAAGGAGAATGCCTTGGACTGGTAGGGGCTAACGGCGCAGGTAAAACCACGCTTATAAGAAGCATTATGGGATTTGTCCAGCCCACGGGCGGCAGTGCGTCGGTGTACGGTTTTGATGCTTGGAAAAGTCCGGAGAAAATCAAAAAACATGTGGGGTATGTTCCCGGCGAAATTGCCTTTCCCGATCTTGGCAGCGGCACGGTATTTATTAAGAACCAAGCGGAATTTTTAGGAGTCATGGATTTGACATACGCAAAAGAACTGGTAAGGATATTGCAAATTGATTTATCCGCAGACTTAAAGCGTATGAGCAAAGGTATGAAGCAAAAAACCGCCTTGGTAGAAGCTCTTATGAATAATGCGGAAATATTGATTATGGACGAACCGTCCACCGGGTTAGACCCTCTTATGCGAATTTCCTTTGTCGACGTTATTCAAAAGGAACGTCAAAAGGGTAAAACGATACTCATGAGCAGCCACCTTTACGGCGAAGTCGAACAGTTATGCGACCGCGTAGCGCTTATCCATAACGGCAGGATCGAGGAGGTTGTCCAGATGCAAAAAATCTTGGCCAATCCCGACACTGAATATAAAATAGAGTTTGTCAAAGAGGATGAATATCGAAAGTTTAAGGAAAAGGGTTATGTGATTACCCGCGACCAACCCGAATACTTCCAAGTTACGGTTCAAATAAAAAAAACCGAAGCAGAAAAACTTTTGCAAGCCCTTATAGGCTTGGAAGTTAAATTTATAACAGAAAACGAATACACGCTGGAAAAGCATTTTAAAAAGACTTTATCCAAGTACAAAAAGGAGATACAGATATAA
- a CDS encoding ABC transporter ATP-binding protein → MNVIAVKNLTKDYGYGRGVFDVSFEVQKGEVYGFLGPNGAGKSTTIRHLMGFSKPQKGSTQVFGKESFQAYSEILRNVGYIPGEIALPAGLTGWEFIDMIMKMKGIRSDALLKRLLEIFELDPSGETKRMSLGVKRKLAIVTAFMGDPDVLILDEPTSGLDPVMQEVFIDFIKLQKNAGKTIMLSSHMFNEIDATCDRIAIIKDGVIVSEFIANDLKHATLKTYAVVFKNRKIFNAFITANKKDEVLRIVASDAERYAISFECEDSKINEVISRLSSTDIERFSHKKETLEDYFMNYYVGDKDFGGML, encoded by the coding sequence ATGAATGTAATCGCAGTGAAAAATTTGACAAAGGACTACGGCTACGGACGCGGCGTTTTTGACGTGAGTTTTGAGGTTCAAAAAGGAGAGGTTTACGGCTTTTTGGGACCGAACGGCGCCGGAAAATCTACTACCATAAGGCATCTTATGGGCTTTTCCAAGCCGCAGAAGGGCAGCACGCAAGTATTTGGCAAAGAATCCTTTCAAGCATATTCGGAAATTCTTAGAAACGTAGGGTATATTCCCGGAGAAATAGCGTTGCCGGCGGGACTTACAGGTTGGGAATTTATTGATATGATTATGAAAATGAAAGGTATCAGGTCGGATGCTTTGCTAAAGCGGCTTCTTGAAATTTTCGAGCTTGACCCAAGCGGGGAAACCAAGCGCATGAGCTTGGGCGTCAAAAGAAAGCTGGCTATTGTAACAGCGTTTATGGGCGACCCTGATGTGCTTATTTTAGATGAGCCTACAAGCGGATTAGACCCCGTTATGCAGGAAGTATTCATTGATTTTATTAAGCTGCAAAAAAACGCGGGCAAGACGATTATGTTATCCAGCCATATGTTCAACGAAATAGACGCGACTTGCGACAGGATAGCAATTATTAAGGACGGTGTAATCGTATCTGAATTTATAGCAAACGACCTCAAGCACGCTACATTAAAAACCTATGCGGTTGTTTTTAAAAACCGAAAAATCTTTAATGCTTTTATAACAGCAAACAAAAAGGATGAGGTTTTGAGAATTGTTGCTTCCGATGCAGAAAGGTATGCAATTTCCTTTGAATGTGAGGACAGCAAAATAAATGAAGTAATCTCCCGGTTATCCTCTACAGACATTGAGAGATTTTCGCACAAGAAGGAAACATTGGAGGATTACTTTATGAACTACTATGTAGGGGATAAAGATTTTGGAGGTATGCTGTGA